The following coding sequences are from one Pseudopipra pipra isolate bDixPip1 chromosome 16, bDixPip1.hap1, whole genome shotgun sequence window:
- the LOC135422861 gene encoding major facilitator superfamily domain-containing protein 1-like — MAVPAERVSYRFAVLLFNCLLTFGSYFCFDMPGVLQQQLQGNLTCPNGTHHNSTGHNGTLECVEGLGMTPAQYNLLYAIYAWTNAVVVILAGFLIDKLGNHFGVFVFSLLTVLGSSLFALGSHFKGSPYLLPMMLTGRLLFGSGNGSLTIVQNRITAFWFKGKELALAFGLTLSFSRLGSVLNFFFTQQFEAKFGMQWTLWGGSLLCVLGLVSALTVSVLDKVGMKQLGLDGIIQQESKKVRIQDIQHLPLRYWLLVLTIMFFYNGVFPFVADASKFIQDKYPGYSQQAAAYIAGAVYDSSLVLSAAVGILIDYIGLRGVFAVGCATLTLPIFALLAFTFVPPLVSTIWLGITYSFAAASMWPSIPLVVPQATLGTAMGLATSVQMVGVGLSNLIVGHMLGTKSSELKIPLWRWQQMMIFMLANTVACIIASIGLNVVDKKQDETLNRTRKGAPMGQDRDPADAAQLLEDETRTEGSVS; from the exons ATGGCGGTGCCGGCGGAGCGCG TCTCTTACAGGTTCGCCGTGCTGCTCTTCAACTGCCTCCTCACCTTCGGCTCCTACTTCTGCTTTGACATGCCCGGcgtcctgcagcagcagctccagggg AACTTGACCTGCCCCAATGGAACCCACCATAACAGCACTGGGCACAATGGCACGCTGGAGTGTGTGGAAGGCTTGGGAATGACCCCAGCTCAGTACAACCTGCTCTACGCGATCTACGCCTGGAC AAATGCAGTAGTGGTTATTCTGGCTGGATTCCTGATTGATAAACTGGGAAATCACT TTGgtgtctttgttttctctcttctcacTGTGCTGGGATCATCCCTCTTTGCTCTAGGCTCACACTTTAAGGGCTCACCATACCTCCTTCCAATGATGCTAACAGGAAGACTGCTCTTTGGCTCTGGGAACGGGTCACTTACTA TTGTGCAGAATCGTATCACAGCCTTCTGGTTCAAGGGGAAGGAACTGGCACTGGCTTTTGGACTGACTCTGTCCTTCTCCCGTCTTGGGAGTGTCCTCAACTTCTTCTTCACCCAGCAGTTTGAGGCAAAGTTTGGAATGCAGTGGACTCTCTGGGGAG GGAgcctgctctgtgtgctggggcttGTTTCAGCCCTCACAGTCAGTGTGCTGGATAAAGTGGGCATGAAGCAGCTGGGCTTGGATGGCATTATCCAGCAAGAATCCAAAAAAGTG CGGATTCAGGACATCCAGCACCTTCCCCTTCGCTACTGGCTCCTGGTCCTCACCATCATGTTCTTCTACAACGGAGTGTTCCCCTTCGTGGCCGATGCCAG caagTTTATCCAGGATAAATATCCCGGTTACAGTCAGCAGGCAGCAGCTTACATTGCTGGGGCAGTGTACGACAGCTCCCTTGTCCTCTCCGCAGCAGTTGGCATTTTAATT GACTACATTGGACTGAGAGGTGTCTTTGCTGTTGGCTGTGCCACGCTGACTCTGCCCATCTTCGCTCTCCTGGCTTTCACGTTTGTGCCTCCGCTGGTCTCTACCATCTGGCTGGGGATCACTTACTCCTTCGCTGCC GCTAGTATGTGGCCATCTATACCCCTTGTGGTGCCCCAAGCGACTTTAGGGACAGCGATGGGGCTGGCAACTTCTGTGCAGATGGTTGGAGTTGGCCTTTCAAATCTGATTGTTGGACACATGCTGGGAACAAAGTCCAG TGAACTAAAGATCCCCCTGTGGCGCTGGCAACAGATGATGATCTTTATGCTGGCAAACACTGTCGCCTGCATCATTGCCTCCATTGGCCTCAATGTTGTGGACAAGAAACAG GATGAGACGCTGAACAGAACCAGAAAGGGAGCACCCATGGGGCAGGACAGAGACCCCGCAGatgcagcacagctccttgAGGATGAAACGAGAACCGAGGGCTCTGTCAGCTGA